The Aureispira anguillae genome contains a region encoding:
- the rimP gene encoding ribosome assembly cofactor RimP, translated as MISLTEKLTALLEQKFQEEEFSHLFLIELKQLTNDVIQVFLDSDNSVTYEHCVKISRYLEEHIEEGGWLGEKYTLDVSSAGVGAPLKFKRQYLKNIGRNVSIEVNDDHKHIKGTLTEVKDSSVVIEYEEKVKIEGRKKKQLMTIRKEVSFDNIKKTIITISFK; from the coding sequence ATGATTTCACTAACAGAGAAATTAACAGCGCTTCTTGAGCAAAAATTCCAAGAAGAGGAATTTAGCCATTTGTTTTTGATCGAATTAAAGCAATTAACCAACGATGTTATCCAAGTTTTTTTGGATAGTGACAATTCTGTAACTTACGAACATTGTGTCAAAATTAGTCGCTACCTTGAAGAGCATATTGAAGAAGGTGGTTGGTTAGGCGAAAAATATACCTTAGATGTTTCATCGGCGGGTGTCGGAGCTCCCTTAAAATTTAAACGTCAATACCTCAAAAATATTGGTCGTAATGTAAGTATTGAGGTCAACGATGATCATAAACACATCAAAGGAACTCTTACAGAGGTCAAAGACAGTAGTGTTGTTATTGAATATGAGGAAAAAGTAAAAATTGAAGGTCGAAAAAAGAAACAACTGATGACCATTCGAAAAGAAGTTTCTTTTGACAATATTAAAAAAACGATAATTACAATATCTTTTAAATAG
- the nusA gene encoding transcription termination factor NusA produces the protein MSINLIDSFQEFKHIKSIDLPTMIRVLEDVFRTLIRKKYSTDENFDIIVNANEGDLEIWRKREIVPDGEVEDDRFQITITEALEIEADYEVGEECYQRVHIIDFGRRAIMAARQTLISRILELEKDKVFQMYVDRVGDVIRGEVHQILKRELVVLDDESGVELLLPKSEMVRGDFFRKGDTLKGIIRKVDMRNSNPVIILSRTDNSFLEKLLEQEVPEIEDGLITVKKIVRVPGERAKVAVESYDERIDPVGACVGMKGSRIHGIVRELRNENIDIINYTTNESLLIQRSLTPAKISSIEIDADKRRASVFLKPEEISKAIGKKGINIKLASKLTNYTIDVYREGFEESDYDVELDEFKDEIEEWIIDELKSIGCDTARSVLELNIDELVRRTDLEAETISDVVAILNAELEEDTSGNNEE, from the coding sequence ATGAGCATCAATTTAATAGACTCATTTCAAGAGTTTAAGCATATAAAGAGCATTGATCTTCCGACCATGATCAGAGTATTAGAAGATGTTTTTCGTACTCTAATTCGTAAGAAATATAGCACAGATGAAAATTTTGATATTATCGTTAATGCTAATGAAGGAGATTTGGAGATTTGGAGAAAACGAGAGATTGTGCCTGACGGAGAAGTAGAGGATGATCGCTTTCAAATTACGATTACAGAGGCGTTAGAAATTGAAGCGGATTATGAGGTAGGAGAAGAATGCTATCAGCGTGTTCATATTATAGATTTTGGGCGTAGGGCTATTATGGCTGCTCGCCAAACCTTGATTTCTAGAATTTTAGAACTAGAAAAAGACAAGGTCTTTCAGATGTATGTTGATCGTGTAGGGGATGTTATTCGTGGTGAGGTGCATCAAATCTTAAAAAGAGAGCTAGTTGTTTTAGATGATGAGTCTGGTGTTGAGCTTTTATTGCCAAAGAGTGAAATGGTTCGTGGTGATTTTTTCCGCAAAGGAGATACACTTAAAGGAATCATTCGCAAAGTGGATATGAGAAACAGTAACCCTGTGATTATTTTGTCTAGAACGGATAATTCTTTCTTAGAGAAGTTGTTGGAGCAAGAAGTTCCTGAAATAGAGGATGGGTTAATTACTGTTAAGAAGATTGTTCGAGTACCTGGAGAACGTGCAAAAGTAGCGGTAGAGTCTTATGACGAAAGAATTGACCCTGTAGGTGCTTGTGTGGGAATGAAAGGTTCTCGTATTCACGGTATTGTACGTGAATTAAGAAATGAAAATATCGATATTATTAATTATACAACCAATGAGTCTTTATTGATTCAGCGCTCTTTAACACCAGCTAAAATTTCTTCTATTGAAATTGATGCGGACAAAAGAAGAGCTTCTGTGTTCTTAAAACCAGAAGAAATTTCTAAAGCAATTGGTAAAAAAGGAATTAACATCAAATTGGCGAGTAAATTGACCAATTATACAATTGATGTTTATAGAGAAGGGTTTGAAGAGTCTGATTATGATGTAGAATTGGACGAATTCAAAGATGAGATTGAAGAATGGATTATCGATGAATTAAAATCAATTGGTTGTGATACTGCTCGTAGCGTATTGGAACTTAACATTGATGAGTTGGTTCGTCGTACTGATTTAGAAGCAGAAACAATTTCTGATGTTGTGGCTATTCTAAATGCAGAATTGGAAGAAGATACTTCTGGAAATAATGAAGAATAA
- a CDS encoding regulatory protein RecX — MMKKHHSYEEARSKLQAYCAYQERCHKEVRSKLLELGIWGDDVDAIISDLIEDNFLNELRYALAFAGGKFRVKKWGKNRIINALKRNQISAYCIKKAIQSELPDLDYNQTLEQVIRKKDNLLKESNPFKRKQKLAKYTIEKGFESHLVWEMLNQLFPYSKRY; from the coding sequence ATGATGAAAAAACACCATTCATACGAAGAAGCACGCTCCAAATTACAAGCCTATTGCGCCTACCAAGAGCGCTGTCACAAAGAGGTTCGCTCCAAGTTATTAGAATTGGGTATTTGGGGAGATGATGTTGATGCCATTATTTCAGATCTCATCGAAGATAACTTCCTAAATGAATTACGCTATGCTTTGGCCTTTGCTGGCGGGAAATTTCGTGTTAAGAAATGGGGAAAAAATAGAATTATCAATGCACTAAAAAGGAATCAGATTTCTGCTTATTGCATCAAAAAGGCAATCCAAAGTGAACTCCCTGACCTTGATTATAACCAAACCTTAGAACAGGTAATCCGAAAAAAAGACAACCTATTAAAAGAAAGCAATCCTTTTAAACGCAAACAAAAATTAGCAAAATACACCATAGAAAAAGGCTTTGAATCTCATCTCGTTTGGGAAATGCTCAACCAACTGTTTCCTTATTCAAAAAGGTACTAG
- the pheS gene encoding phenylalanine--tRNA ligase subunit alpha: MVIEAFDKVKEIKEAIEATTIDNKEALEAFRIQYLGTKNIIKPLFGAIRDIPNERKKEYGQLLNVVKQAAEAKFNTVNQQLTAQAANQVEEIDLTAPAEALELGSRHPVSLVLNQMIEIFDRLGFTVAEDSEIEDDWHNFTALNTPPDHPARDMQDTYYIMNDPSRLLRTHTSSVQSHVMMNQKPPIRIIAPGRVYRNETISSRAHCQFHQVEGLYIAEKVSFADLRQTIYYFAKEMFGATKIRMRPSFFPFTEPSAEVDVWWGCETETDKRITKGTGWLEILGCGMVDPAVLTNCGIDPDKYSGFAFGMGVERIAMLKYQIDDIRLLFENDVRFLKQFKKTAIF; this comes from the coding sequence ATGGTAATTGAAGCATTTGATAAAGTAAAAGAAATAAAAGAGGCTATCGAAGCCACTACAATTGATAATAAAGAAGCCTTAGAAGCTTTTCGTATCCAGTATTTGGGCACCAAAAATATCATTAAGCCTTTATTTGGGGCGATTCGTGATATTCCTAATGAGCGCAAAAAAGAATATGGGCAATTACTCAACGTGGTCAAGCAAGCAGCAGAGGCTAAATTTAATACTGTTAACCAACAATTAACGGCACAAGCAGCCAATCAGGTAGAAGAAATTGACTTAACGGCTCCTGCTGAGGCATTAGAATTAGGTTCTCGCCATCCTGTCTCTTTAGTACTCAATCAAATGATTGAAATTTTTGATCGCCTTGGTTTTACCGTTGCAGAGGATAGTGAAATAGAAGATGACTGGCACAACTTTACGGCGTTGAACACCCCACCAGATCATCCTGCTCGTGATATGCAGGATACCTATTATATTATGAACGATCCTAGCCGTTTGTTGCGTACGCATACTTCTTCTGTTCAATCTCATGTTATGATGAACCAGAAGCCTCCTATTCGCATTATAGCGCCTGGTCGTGTTTATAGAAATGAAACCATTTCATCTAGAGCTCATTGCCAATTTCATCAAGTAGAAGGTTTGTATATTGCCGAGAAGGTAAGTTTTGCAGATTTGCGTCAGACCATTTACTACTTTGCCAAAGAGATGTTTGGTGCTACTAAAATTCGCATGCGCCCTTCTTTTTTCCCATTTACAGAGCCAAGTGCTGAAGTAGATGTATGGTGGGGTTGCGAGACAGAAACCGATAAACGCATAACAAAAGGAACGGGATGGTTAGAAATCTTGGGTTGTGGTATGGTTGATCCTGCCGTTTTAACCAACTGTGGTATTGATCCTGATAAATATTCTGGTTTTGCTTTTGGAATGGGCGTTGAGCGTATTGCCATGCTCAAATATCAGATTGATGATATTCGTTTATTATTTGAAAATGATGTTCGATTCCTAAAACAATTTAAGAAAACCGCTATTTTTTAA
- a CDS encoding YiiX/YebB-like N1pC/P60 family cysteine hydrolase: MNNKPTLHFIKKGLLLTVVLSCFYLSCNPSPNLVSSKRITSTTKWDSTSPNPIQYLLFGSKNKTIFSPDTLSEFELQQLKDGDILLRKGHGAMSDYIADFLQEKYPVTHCAFLIQTNSASPKVLHTLSNNTTNGMLVEPLSNYLQQSQKNSLVLVRLKYDAKKVEEVLSQANRLLIQQVPFDLSFDDGNSKSLYCIEMMRDIFLTVFQEDLLPKRTAKNTIDVLSMDNFFDSTHFELIFNHFELNNN, translated from the coding sequence TTGAACAATAAACCAACGCTCCACTTCATCAAGAAAGGACTACTGTTGACAGTAGTCCTTTCTTGCTTCTACCTATCTTGTAATCCCTCTCCCAACCTTGTCTCCTCCAAAAGAATAACAAGTACTACAAAATGGGACAGCACTAGCCCCAACCCCATTCAGTATTTGCTTTTTGGCAGCAAAAACAAGACTATTTTTAGCCCCGATACCTTATCAGAATTTGAATTGCAACAATTAAAGGATGGAGATATTCTTTTGCGTAAGGGGCATGGAGCAATGAGCGACTATATCGCTGATTTTTTACAAGAAAAATATCCTGTTACCCATTGTGCATTTCTTATTCAAACCAATAGTGCTAGCCCCAAAGTCTTGCACACGCTTTCTAACAATACAACAAATGGAATGCTTGTAGAGCCGTTAAGCAATTATTTACAGCAAAGTCAAAAGAATAGTCTAGTGCTTGTTCGGCTTAAATATGATGCTAAAAAGGTGGAAGAGGTGCTAAGTCAAGCCAATCGCTTACTGATTCAACAAGTTCCTTTTGATCTAAGTTTTGATGATGGCAATAGTAAATCCCTTTATTGTATTGAAATGATGCGAGATATTTTTTTAACGGTATTTCAAGAAGATTTGCTCCCCAAACGAACTGCTAAAAACACCATTGATGTATTAAGTATGGACAATTTTTTTGATAGTACTCATTTTGAGCTTATTTTTAACCATTTTGAGCTTAATAATAATTAA
- a CDS encoding DUF5522 domain-containing protein, which translates to MFSFIKRKEKKPAVPVEKPLVEQEDFYIENGCYVFTALYLKKRGYCCGNGCRHCPYPKGKEGQQEIRKD; encoded by the coding sequence ATGTTCAGTTTTATAAAGAGGAAAGAAAAGAAGCCTGCTGTTCCAGTCGAGAAGCCATTGGTAGAGCAGGAAGATTTTTATATTGAGAATGGTTGTTATGTTTTTACGGCATTGTACTTAAAAAAGAGAGGTTATTGCTGTGGAAATGGATGTCGGCATTGTCCTTATCCAAAAGGGAAGGAGGGACAACAGGAGATTCGTAAAGATTAG
- a CDS encoding nuclear transport factor 2 family protein, with the protein MHLFLSLGIAFLCCVACNRTPDIAQNTPEEAVRGLFDALKASDFEKAKHYGTISTKESIQNFATNLKMINEEEKKALLAPFKMEISKVDCSEQEGTTICKLCCSEDDIAIEMIQQDDKWFAQMEFAF; encoded by the coding sequence ATGCATCTGTTTTTATCCCTTGGAATTGCCTTTCTATGTTGCGTTGCTTGCAACAGGACACCTGATATTGCCCAAAACACACCAGAAGAAGCAGTACGGGGACTTTTTGACGCTCTAAAAGCAAGTGATTTTGAAAAAGCAAAGCACTATGGAACAATCTCTACCAAAGAGTCCATTCAAAACTTCGCTACTAATCTAAAGATGATTAATGAAGAAGAGAAAAAGGCGCTGCTTGCCCCTTTTAAAATGGAGATTTCTAAGGTAGATTGTTCTGAACAAGAAGGTACTACTATCTGTAAACTTTGTTGTAGTGAAGATGATATTGCAATAGAAATGATTCAACAGGATGATAAGTGGTTTGCACAAATGGAATTTGCTTTTTAG
- a CDS encoding MBL fold metallo-hydrolase produces the protein MKVTFLGTGTSQGIPVIGCDCEACTSSDPRDNRLRVSIQIEVEGKTIVVDVGPDFRQQMLRAGTEQIDAILITHEHSDHIAGLDDIRPFNFRYEMDMPIYATAAVHKALTQRYAYIFEASYPGVPQVQQQLISKDRSFSVAGIPIIPIEILHGQLPILGFRIGDFAYLTDFKTISETEVIKLKGVKTLVISALQHHQHHSHSTLNESIHFVQQLGIPKAYFTHLSHKMGPHKAIEQLLPSNIKIAYDGLIINL, from the coding sequence ATGAAAGTCACTTTTTTAGGTACGGGAACTTCACAAGGCATTCCTGTGATTGGTTGTGATTGTGAGGCTTGTACTTCCTCTGATCCCAGAGATAATAGACTACGTGTTTCTATACAAATAGAAGTAGAAGGAAAAACAATTGTTGTAGATGTAGGACCTGATTTTCGTCAACAAATGCTTAGAGCGGGTACGGAACAAATTGATGCAATATTAATTACTCATGAACACAGTGATCACATTGCAGGTTTAGATGACATCCGTCCATTTAACTTTAGGTATGAAATGGATATGCCTATTTATGCTACTGCTGCTGTTCACAAAGCCCTTACCCAACGATATGCTTATATATTTGAGGCCAGCTACCCTGGAGTTCCTCAAGTACAACAACAACTGATTTCTAAAGACAGGAGTTTTTCCGTGGCGGGCATTCCAATTATACCAATAGAAATTCTCCATGGTCAACTTCCTATTTTAGGGTTTAGAATTGGGGATTTTGCCTACCTTACGGATTTTAAAACCATAAGTGAAACCGAAGTTATTAAGTTAAAAGGGGTAAAAACCTTAGTCATTAGTGCCTTGCAACATCACCAACACCATTCCCATTCCACCCTAAATGAGTCCATCCATTTTGTGCAACAACTTGGCATTCCCAAGGCATATTTTACACACCTAAGCCATAAAATGGGACCTCATAAAGCTATAGAACAATTATTACCTTCAAATATAAAAATTGCTTATGACGGTTTAATAATCAACCTATAA
- a CDS encoding DUF4878 domain-containing protein, producing the protein MKTICFIAILFGLYALTSCESIGGNNEPARSPEETMNGFIEKIKANDFQGAKEFTSNTTDAVMDFMKTRIEMLKQMNKEDQIAALFGGIDLSQNIKITCKTTSEDKTTCNCCEEITENCKDIVLIKEGGKWLIDQPKESTVEQ; encoded by the coding sequence ATGAAAACGATATGCTTTATTGCCATCTTATTTGGACTTTATGCACTTACTAGTTGTGAATCTATAGGAGGGAACAATGAACCTGCTCGTTCGCCCGAAGAAACGATGAACGGTTTTATTGAAAAAATAAAAGCCAATGACTTTCAAGGTGCCAAAGAATTTACTTCCAATACGACAGATGCCGTAATGGATTTTATGAAAACACGCATTGAGATGCTTAAGCAAATGAACAAAGAGGATCAAATTGCTGCGCTGTTTGGAGGCATTGATTTAAGCCAAAATATTAAGATCACTTGCAAAACAACAAGTGAGGACAAAACAACTTGCAATTGTTGTGAAGAGATTACAGAGAATTGCAAAGATATTGTCCTAATAAAAGAGGGCGGCAAATGGTTGATTGACCAGCCTAAAGAATCAACTGTTGAACAATAA
- the infB gene encoding translation initiation factor IF-2: MSKRLVKVAKELNVGTKTIVEFLNGNGFAVSNKPTAKISDEMYDALAKNFQNSIAIKEKANQITIGTRKTKEEPLKEKVKSEEGEEEQQQEVQDAPKVVEQTPTPVVEAVPEVVEEKKEEQDTVESKAPQLTGPKILGKINLDNQNKKGRRKVQEPKEEKTVEKVTPKDVVEPPKEKTVETKNTPEQKPVKKIEEPVVEKQQEPKQEVIDPKKETPKEEVAKDVIVPAEQKDTPTKDKDSNSDLDIKVDAPQLKGLKILGKINIASSKPKRKKKTKDNRRGAQGQGNSDPKKKNLVASSDSGQGQKKRRKRTRVKTDGNTSNNKTGNESSNQNKNTTSTSSNKSSSDDNKRKVFKKPDKPAANAGKRGKKKGRRKEIDEKEIGNKLKATMNLLGGRGGKKKKFGASRKERDEQRAERLREIENNSEEAPKIQVTEFISVSELASLMNISATDIIMACMNEKRMVSINQRMDRELIELMGIEFGYEVEFVSAEDQMEKDYQIEDDELEDNSPRSPIVTVMGHVDHGKTSLLDSIRKANVAGGEAGGITQHIGAYEVKVGDQGTITFLDTPGHEAFTAMRARGAKVTDVAVIIISADDSIMPQTKEAISHAQAAEVPIIFAINKIDKEGANPDKIKQELASMDLLIEEWGGKYQSQDISAKQGLNIDLLLEKILLESEMLELKANPEKRAVGTVLEASLEKGRGYVAKILVRNGTLSVGDAMVAGPHYGRVKAMFNERGKRVKSAGPATPVLVLGLQGAPQAGETINVLASEKEAKDLAGKRANLVRQQQIRATRRVTLDDITNRIKIGNFRELNLIVKGDFDGSVEALSDSLLKLSTDQVQTNIIYQAVGPVTESDVNLAAASNAIIVGFQVRPNPMAKRLAENEGVEINTYSIIYDAIDEIKSALEGMLEPKQVEEITGMVDVQQVFKISKVGAVAGCFVQEGKVTRNSYVRVIRDGIVEYPKKEGVHGELSSLRRFKDSVSEVKNGFECGITLKNYNDLKEGDVLEIYDIKEVKQTL, translated from the coding sequence ATGTCAAAACGTTTAGTCAAAGTAGCTAAAGAACTTAATGTTGGAACAAAAACTATTGTCGAGTTTTTGAATGGCAATGGCTTTGCTGTTAGCAACAAACCGACTGCAAAGATTTCGGACGAAATGTATGATGCGCTCGCCAAAAACTTTCAAAACTCTATTGCTATTAAAGAAAAGGCCAATCAAATAACGATTGGTACTAGAAAGACAAAAGAAGAGCCGCTAAAAGAAAAAGTAAAAAGTGAAGAGGGAGAAGAAGAGCAACAACAAGAAGTACAGGATGCCCCTAAAGTAGTGGAGCAAACTCCAACTCCTGTGGTTGAAGCTGTGCCTGAAGTGGTTGAAGAGAAAAAAGAAGAGCAGGATACTGTCGAAAGTAAGGCACCTCAATTGACAGGACCAAAAATTTTGGGAAAAATTAATTTGGACAACCAAAATAAAAAGGGGAGAAGAAAAGTTCAAGAACCTAAAGAAGAAAAAACAGTAGAAAAAGTGACGCCTAAGGATGTTGTTGAACCTCCTAAGGAAAAAACTGTTGAAACTAAAAATACTCCTGAGCAAAAACCAGTTAAAAAGATCGAAGAACCTGTTGTGGAAAAACAGCAAGAACCTAAACAAGAGGTCATTGATCCTAAAAAAGAAACACCTAAAGAAGAAGTGGCTAAAGATGTTATCGTGCCTGCTGAGCAAAAGGATACTCCAACTAAGGATAAGGATTCAAATTCTGACTTAGATATAAAAGTAGATGCTCCTCAGCTAAAAGGGTTAAAAATTCTAGGTAAAATTAATATTGCTTCTTCTAAGCCTAAACGCAAGAAGAAAACGAAGGACAATAGAAGAGGCGCTCAAGGACAGGGCAACTCTGATCCTAAGAAGAAAAACTTAGTGGCTTCGTCTGATAGTGGGCAAGGACAGAAAAAACGTAGAAAACGTACTAGAGTTAAGACCGATGGCAATACTAGTAATAACAAAACTGGTAATGAGTCGTCTAACCAAAATAAAAATACTACTTCAACATCATCTAACAAAAGCTCGTCGGATGATAACAAAAGAAAGGTATTTAAAAAACCAGATAAACCAGCTGCTAATGCTGGAAAAAGAGGCAAGAAGAAGGGAAGACGTAAGGAAATTGATGAAAAAGAAATTGGCAATAAGCTGAAAGCTACCATGAACCTTTTAGGTGGTCGTGGTGGTAAAAAGAAAAAGTTTGGTGCTTCTCGTAAAGAGAGAGATGAGCAACGTGCAGAACGTTTGCGTGAAATTGAAAACAACTCGGAAGAAGCGCCTAAAATTCAGGTGACAGAATTTATTTCTGTTTCTGAATTGGCAAGCTTAATGAATATTAGTGCAACTGATATTATTATGGCTTGTATGAACGAAAAGCGTATGGTTTCTATCAATCAGCGTATGGATAGAGAGTTGATTGAATTGATGGGAATTGAATTTGGTTATGAGGTTGAGTTCGTATCTGCCGAAGACCAAATGGAAAAAGATTACCAAATTGAAGATGATGAACTGGAAGATAACAGCCCTCGTTCACCGATTGTTACGGTTATGGGACATGTTGATCACGGTAAAACTTCTTTGTTGGATAGCATCCGTAAAGCAAATGTTGCTGGTGGTGAAGCTGGTGGTATTACACAACACATTGGAGCTTATGAGGTAAAAGTAGGGGATCAAGGGACAATTACTTTCTTGGATACACCTGGTCACGAAGCCTTTACAGCAATGCGTGCTCGTGGTGCCAAAGTAACGGACGTTGCGGTTATTATCATTTCTGCAGACGATAGCATTATGCCACAAACCAAGGAGGCGATTAGTCATGCACAGGCTGCTGAAGTTCCAATTATTTTTGCCATCAATAAGATTGATAAAGAAGGGGCTAACCCAGATAAAATCAAGCAAGAACTAGCTTCAATGGATTTATTGATTGAAGAATGGGGAGGAAAATATCAGAGTCAAGATATTTCTGCTAAGCAGGGCTTGAATATTGATTTGCTCTTAGAGAAGATTTTGTTAGAATCTGAAATGTTGGAGTTAAAAGCAAATCCTGAAAAACGTGCTGTCGGTACTGTATTAGAAGCTTCTTTGGAAAAAGGACGTGGATATGTTGCCAAAATCTTGGTGCGCAATGGTACGCTTTCTGTTGGTGATGCTATGGTTGCTGGACCTCATTATGGTAGAGTTAAGGCGATGTTCAATGAGCGTGGCAAGCGTGTTAAGAGCGCAGGACCAGCTACTCCTGTTTTGGTATTGGGGCTTCAAGGTGCTCCTCAAGCGGGGGAAACCATTAATGTACTTGCCTCTGAAAAAGAAGCAAAAGATTTGGCAGGTAAACGAGCAAATTTAGTTCGTCAACAGCAAATCCGTGCAACTCGTCGTGTTACCTTGGATGATATTACAAATCGTATCAAAATTGGTAATTTCCGTGAGCTTAACCTTATTGTTAAAGGTGATTTTGATGGTTCTGTTGAAGCATTGTCTGATTCTTTACTCAAATTGTCTACAGATCAAGTTCAGACCAATATTATCTATCAAGCAGTTGGACCTGTTACCGAGTCAGATGTAAACTTAGCCGCAGCTTCGAATGCGATTATTGTTGGTTTCCAAGTTCGTCCGAATCCTATGGCAAAACGCTTAGCGGAAAATGAAGGGGTTGAAATTAATACTTACTCTATTATCTACGATGCCATTGATGAAATTAAATCTGCTTTGGAAGGAATGTTAGAGCCTAAACAAGTAGAAGAAATTACAGGTATGGTTGATGTTCAACAAGTATTTAAAATTTCTAAGGTCGGTGCTGTTGCAGGATGTTTTGTTCAGGAAGGAAAGGTTACTAGAAATAGTTATGTTCGAGTGATCCGTGATGGTATTGTTGAATACCCGAAAAAAGAAGGAGTACACGGTGAACTATCTAGTTTACGTCGTTTCAAGGACAGTGTATCAGAAGTTAAGAATGGCTTTGAGTGTGGTATTACATTGAAAAACTACAACGACTTGAAAGAAGGAGACGTTCTTGAGATTTATGACATTAAAGAAGTGAAACAAACCTTATAG
- a CDS encoding AAA family ATPase: MNEDYSWGAEDASVAKIQETVNKVREEVQKVIIGQDDLIELVMVSIFAGGHVLLEGVPGVAKTLASKLLAQTLNIGFSRIQFTPDLMPSDVTGTSVYNMKIAEFSFNKGPIFSNMVLIDEINRAPAKTQASLFEVMEEKQVTVDGKTYKMAFPFMVIATQNPIEQEGTYKLPEAQLDRFLFRIQLTYPQLSEEQLILRRFRDDFSKRQISDVRPILNAKEVKQCQEIVEKIHIKDELLDYIAALVHNTRNNGDLFLGASPRASLAIMQTAKAVAAINGRDFVTPDDIQYVAYPVLNHRIILTPEREMEGMDVQDVIKDIIAKVEVPR, encoded by the coding sequence ATGAACGAAGATTATTCTTGGGGCGCAGAGGACGCTTCTGTTGCTAAAATACAAGAAACCGTAAATAAAGTACGAGAAGAAGTACAGAAGGTAATTATTGGGCAAGACGACTTGATTGAATTGGTAATGGTTTCCATTTTTGCTGGAGGGCATGTCTTGTTAGAGGGGGTTCCAGGTGTCGCCAAAACCTTAGCTTCTAAATTGTTGGCTCAAACCTTAAACATAGGCTTTTCTCGTATTCAGTTTACGCCAGATTTAATGCCGTCAGATGTTACGGGGACCAGTGTTTATAATATGAAAATAGCAGAGTTTAGTTTTAACAAAGGGCCTATTTTCTCAAATATGGTTTTGATTGATGAAATCAATCGTGCTCCTGCCAAGACACAGGCTTCTTTATTTGAAGTAATGGAAGAAAAGCAAGTAACAGTAGATGGAAAAACCTATAAAATGGCTTTCCCTTTTATGGTCATTGCCACACAAAATCCGATTGAACAGGAAGGAACGTATAAATTGCCAGAAGCACAATTGGATCGCTTTTTATTTCGCATTCAATTAACTTACCCTCAACTCAGTGAGGAACAATTGATCTTGCGTCGTTTTAGAGATGATTTTTCGAAACGCCAAATTTCGGATGTTCGTCCAATTCTAAATGCCAAGGAAGTTAAGCAATGCCAGGAAATCGTAGAAAAAATTCATATCAAGGATGAATTATTGGATTATATTGCAGCATTGGTTCACAATACTCGCAACAATGGGGATCTATTTTTAGGGGCATCTCCTCGTGCATCGTTGGCAATTATGCAAACGGCAAAAGCGGTAGCTGCTATTAATGGGCGTGATTTTGTAACACCAGATGATATACAATACGTTGCTTATCCTGTCTTAAACCATCGTATTATTCTTACGCCTGAACGAGAAATGGAGGGCATGGATGTTCAAGATGTTATTAAAGATATTATTGCAAAGGTAGAAGTTCCTCGTTAG